A genome region from Bacillaceae bacterium IKA-2 includes the following:
- a CDS encoding YpiF family protein: protein MKWQAKDVDLYLQAKEYVDTVIIPLLPISWDKEIKSTVQMGEFILLITDELERQFKGRVFQFPAYTYLKTEDRLDKLKRLNDIDDHLKTNGFRHALYITSDIEWMQLEADMKDTLLWIPSIPLEHLDQKYKSETLTHQMKQIIPIMTSKWQKEEKDL from the coding sequence ATGAAATGGCAAGCAAAAGATGTTGATCTTTATTTACAAGCAAAAGAGTATGTAGATACAGTAATAATACCTTTATTACCAATTTCCTGGGATAAAGAGATAAAATCTACCGTACAAATGGGAGAATTTATCTTGTTAATAACGGATGAATTAGAAAGACAATTTAAAGGACGAGTATTTCAATTTCCAGCGTATACATATTTGAAAACTGAAGATAGATTGGACAAGCTTAAAAGATTAAATGACATAGATGATCATTTGAAAACGAACGGATTTCGTCATGCGCTCTATATAACTTCTGATATCGAATGGATGCAATTAGAGGCAGATATGAAAGACACGCTGCTTTGGATACCGTCTATTCCGTTAGAACATTTAGATCAAAAATATAAGTCGGAAACGCTTACTCATCAAATGAAACAAATAATACCAATTATGACAAGTAAGTGGCAAAAAGAAGAAAAAGATCTGTAG
- a CDS encoding ReoY family proteolytic degradation factor, whose amino-acid sequence MNSAISVIEKKIFLKWFLNNYQLKRRECAWLLNYLMSDDQIMEKVHFLENIEYCPKSLIISANDVESIPFSFQKRQHVTMDAEKSFHDIRLNKEEDIFIQLNFKDAKKNPQFIAVLEDNPFAPIDKDTEQAFSVMANLVVDQARYQFLKKQLLEKIDAALDSGDKDSFFIYTNQLAELKALRD is encoded by the coding sequence ATGAACAGCGCAATTTCAGTTATTGAAAAAAAAATATTTTTAAAATGGTTTTTAAATAATTATCAATTAAAGCGAAGAGAGTGCGCTTGGCTATTGAATTATCTAATGAGTGATGACCAGATAATGGAGAAGGTTCACTTTCTTGAAAATATTGAATATTGTCCTAAGTCACTGATTATCTCAGCAAATGATGTAGAAAGTATTCCGTTTAGTTTTCAGAAACGGCAACATGTTACGATGGATGCGGAAAAGTCCTTTCATGATATCAGGCTAAATAAAGAAGAAGATATTTTTATCCAATTGAACTTTAAAGATGCGAAAAAAAATCCGCAGTTTATAGCTGTACTAGAAGATAATCCATTTGCTCCTATTGATAAAGACACTGAACAAGCTTTTAGTGTAATGGCAAACTTAGTGGTCGATCAAGCAAGATATCAATTTCTAAAAAAACAGTTGCTTGAAAAAATTGATGCAGCGCTCGACAGTGGCGATAAAGATAGTTTTTTCATTTATACAAATCAGTTAGCTGAATTAAAAGCCCTTAGAGATTAA
- the bshB1 gene encoding bacillithiol biosynthesis deacetylase BshB1 — translation MNNFGIDFLAFGAHADDVEIGMAGLISLSSKQGFRVAICDLTKAELSSNGNVSLRKKEAEAAKEILGVEARIQLEIPDRGIEIAANQIKQVVTVIRQYRPKLVFVPYYEDRHPDHGNCAHLVKEAIFSAGIRKYEDELLQEPHKIDAVYFYMINGFHKPTFIVDISVKIETKIKALQAYESQFMKAEGSIKTPLTDGYLASVLARESLFGKEVGVEYGEGFISERPLLIHQLMRGK, via the coding sequence ATGAATAATTTTGGAATCGATTTTTTAGCTTTTGGGGCCCATGCTGATGATGTTGAAATTGGCATGGCGGGACTAATTTCCTTATCTAGTAAACAAGGGTTTCGTGTTGCGATATGTGATTTAACAAAAGCCGAATTGTCTTCTAATGGGAATGTTTCACTTAGAAAAAAAGAGGCCGAAGCTGCTAAAGAAATTTTAGGAGTAGAAGCGCGCATTCAACTTGAAATCCCAGATCGAGGCATTGAAATTGCAGCTAATCAAATTAAGCAAGTGGTTACAGTTATCCGTCAATATCGACCGAAACTAGTTTTCGTGCCTTATTATGAGGATCGTCATCCTGATCATGGTAATTGTGCCCACTTAGTAAAAGAGGCAATTTTTTCAGCGGGCATCCGTAAATACGAGGATGAACTGTTACAGGAGCCACATAAAATTGATGCAGTTTATTTTTATATGATAAATGGATTCCACAAACCGACCTTTATTGTTGATATTTCAGTGAAGATTGAAACGAAAATTAAAGCTTTGCAAGCGTACGAAAGTCAATTTATGAAAGCTGAAGGTAGTATAAAGACACCATTAACGGATGGTTATCTTGCATCTGTACTAGCAAGGGAGAGTTTATTTGGAAAAGAGGTAGGGGTTGAATACGGAGAAGGCTTTATCTCCGAACGACCGTTATTAATCCATCAATTAATGAGGGGAAAATAG
- a CDS encoding nucleotide pyrophosphohydrolase codes for MSDKSLKDIQSEVDAYIGQYKEGYFSPLVMLARLTEELGELSREVNHYYGEKPKKSTEEEKTIEQELGDLFFVLVCFSNSLNINLEESFDLVMEKFQTRDKDRWTKIEE; via the coding sequence GTGAGTGATAAAAGTTTAAAAGATATTCAAAGTGAAGTTGATGCTTATATTGGTCAATATAAAGAAGGGTATTTTAGTCCGCTTGTGATGCTTGCTCGGTTAACTGAGGAATTAGGTGAATTATCCCGTGAAGTCAACCATTATTACGGTGAGAAGCCTAAAAAATCAACTGAAGAAGAAAAGACGATTGAGCAAGAGTTGGGCGACTTATTTTTTGTGTTAGTCTGCTTTAGTAATTCATTAAATATTAATTTGGAAGAATCATTCGATCTCGTCATGGAAAAATTTCAAACTAGAGATAAAGATCGTTGGACTAAAATAGAAGAATAA
- the mgsA gene encoding methylglyoxal synthase: MKIALIAHDKKKPDMVQFAIAFESILNQHQLFSTGTTGTKIIEATSLQIERFKSGPLGGDQQIGARVANNEMDLVLFFRDPLSAQAHEPDITALIRLCDVYSIPLATNMATGEILVKGLARGDFEWRTIVNKKNASDE, encoded by the coding sequence ATGAAAATTGCCTTAATTGCTCACGATAAAAAGAAGCCTGATATGGTACAATTTGCGATTGCTTTCGAATCAATCTTAAATCAGCATCAGCTTTTTAGTACTGGAACAACAGGAACAAAAATCATCGAAGCAACTAGTTTACAAATTGAACGGTTCAAATCAGGTCCCTTAGGCGGGGACCAACAAATTGGTGCTCGGGTTGCCAATAATGAAATGGATTTGGTACTTTTTTTCAGAGACCCACTTAGCGCACAAGCTCACGAACCTGATATAACAGCTTTAATTCGTTTGTGTGATGTATATAGCATTCCGTTGGCAACGAATATGGCGACAGGAGAAATACTAGTAAAAGGGCTGGCTCGTGGTGATTTCGAGTGGCGAACGATCGTTAACAAAAAGAACGCTAGTGATGAATAA
- a CDS encoding cytochrome b6, whose amino-acid sequence MLNKIYNWVDERLDITPMWRDIADHEVPEHVNPAHHFSAFVYCFGGLTFFITVIQILSGMFLTMYYVPDIIHAYQSVYYLQNEVTFGVIVRGMHHWGASLVIVMMFLHTLRVFFTGSYKKPRELNWVVGVLIFFVMLGLGFTGYLLPWDMKAYFATVVGLQIAESAPIIGTFAKTFLAGGEIIGATTLTRFFAIHVFFLPGALLGLLAAHFVMIRKQGISGPL is encoded by the coding sequence TTGTTAAATAAAATATACAATTGGGTAGACGAACGATTAGACATTACGCCGATGTGGCGTGATATCGCTGACCATGAAGTGCCTGAGCATGTAAACCCAGCGCATCACTTCTCAGCTTTTGTTTATTGTTTTGGTGGCTTGACATTTTTCATTACAGTCATCCAAATTTTATCGGGCATGTTTTTAACCATGTATTATGTTCCAGATATCATACATGCTTATCAATCTGTTTACTATTTACAAAATGAAGTAACATTTGGTGTAATTGTGCGTGGAATGCATCATTGGGGCGCAAGTTTAGTCATTGTGATGATGTTTTTACATACGCTGCGAGTATTTTTTACCGGATCGTACAAAAAACCTCGTGAATTAAACTGGGTTGTCGGAGTACTTATTTTCTTTGTTATGTTAGGTTTAGGTTTTACGGGGTATTTATTACCTTGGGATATGAAGGCATACTTTGCAACAGTTGTCGGACTACAAATTGCTGAAAGTGCACCGATTATCGGTACATTTGCGAAAACATTTTTAGCTGGGGGAGAAATAATTGGAGCAACTACGCTAACAAGGTTCTTTGCTATCCACGTTTTCTTCTTGCCAGGAGCTTTACTTGGCTTACTAGCGGCACACTTTGTGATGATTCGTAAGCAAGGTATTTCTGGACCACTATAA
- the ypjB gene encoding sporulation protein YpjB: protein MHKIIFVLICLFSLVFSTNAYAEKDYDKIEWRNLNQTADKVLQLVKEEKYSDAKQLLDFLSKQFLALRFEDQDLSMTHLRLITSSYEKAMGAVTSASASHEERVLAVSEFRLVIDALVSEHHPLWKNTETMVMDYFVKMREAINAGDNNSFQHHFNGFLQKYAVIRPALMIDLLPHQFQRIDSHVKYVERSRTLMITNEDKAKHIKIMEEDFLKLYKGFEEDQADPSLWWVIFSIGGTILSSLFYAGYKKYKAEKNKVKMKQ from the coding sequence ATGCATAAAATAATTTTCGTACTTATTTGTTTATTTTCGCTTGTATTTTCAACTAATGCTTATGCTGAAAAGGATTATGACAAAATAGAGTGGCGTAATTTAAACCAAACAGCGGATAAAGTTCTTCAACTAGTAAAAGAAGAAAAATATAGTGATGCAAAGCAGCTATTAGATTTTCTCTCGAAACAATTTTTAGCTTTACGGTTTGAGGACCAGGATCTATCAATGACCCATTTGAGGCTGATTACAAGCTCGTATGAAAAGGCGATGGGTGCTGTTACAAGTGCAAGTGCTAGTCATGAAGAACGGGTTTTAGCTGTTTCTGAGTTCCGCTTAGTTATTGATGCGCTAGTTTCAGAGCATCATCCACTCTGGAAAAATACAGAAACAATGGTAATGGACTATTTTGTAAAAATGCGAGAAGCAATCAACGCTGGCGATAATAACTCATTTCAACATCACTTTAACGGTTTTTTACAAAAATACGCAGTAATTCGTCCAGCGCTTATGATTGATTTATTACCTCACCAATTTCAAAGAATAGATTCTCATGTAAAATATGTTGAAAGATCGCGTACTTTAATGATTACAAATGAAGATAAAGCTAAACATATTAAAATAATGGAAGAAGATTTTCTGAAATTGTATAAGGGGTTTGAAGAAGATCAAGCTGATCCTTCATTATGGTGGGTTATATTCTCAATCGGAGGAACGATTTTATCGTCATTGTTTTATGCAGGGTATAAAAAGTATAAAGCAGAAAAAAATAAAGTAAAAATGAAACAATAG
- a CDS encoding zinc metallopeptidase: protein MLSLPALLIYFAFLILIPLWAQMKVKSAYKKYSQVPASSGMTGAQVARKILDNNSLYNVRVEAVKGKLSDHYDPGAKAVRLSEENYYGHSVAGAAVAAHEVGHAMQDAEDYAFLRFRHALVPVANFGSRGAFFIIIAGMLLSQPPFVLVGIMFMAAAVLFQLVTLPVEFNASSRAMNQIISVGVIRNNEERDTKKVLDAAALTYVAAAVVAVMELTRFILMYLAMNRN, encoded by the coding sequence ATGTTGTCTTTACCAGCATTATTAATTTACTTTGCATTTCTTATTTTAATTCCGTTATGGGCGCAGATGAAGGTGAAAAGTGCGTATAAAAAATACTCACAAGTACCAGCATCTTCAGGAATGACGGGAGCCCAAGTTGCCAGAAAAATCTTAGACAATAACAGTCTTTACAATGTTAGAGTTGAAGCTGTTAAAGGCAAACTAAGTGATCATTATGACCCGGGTGCGAAAGCTGTGCGCCTATCAGAAGAAAACTATTACGGTCATTCAGTTGCCGGTGCTGCAGTTGCAGCTCATGAAGTCGGACACGCAATGCAAGATGCTGAAGATTACGCATTTCTACGTTTTCGGCATGCGTTAGTCCCTGTCGCAAACTTTGGTTCAAGAGGTGCCTTCTTTATTATAATTGCTGGTATGTTACTGAGCCAACCGCCTTTTGTGCTAGTAGGAATTATGTTTATGGCAGCAGCTGTATTATTCCAGTTAGTCACATTACCAGTTGAGTTTAATGCCAGTAGTAGAGCGATGAACCAAATCATTTCAGTCGGCGTTATTCGCAACAATGAAGAACGAGACACGAAAAAAGTATTAGACGCTGCAGCATTAACATACGTTGCTGCTGCGGTTGTTGCAGTAATGGAACTTACTCGTTTCATTTTAATGTACTTAGCAATGAATAGAAATTGA
- a CDS encoding ubiquinol-cytochrome c reductase iron-sulfur subunit: protein MSENQHKVSRRQFLNYTLTGVGGFMAAGFTLPLVRFALDPALKTGVETEMVAVTQESKITAEPQRFDFKIKQVDAWYESEVSRSAWIYEENGKLVVLSPVCTHLGCTVDWDTNENHQNQFYCPCHGGVFEKDGENVPRTPPTEPLYIYEHDVRDGTIYLGRPRPQV, encoded by the coding sequence GTGAGTGAGAATCAGCATAAAGTGTCGAGACGTCAATTTTTAAACTATACACTAACCGGTGTTGGTGGATTTATGGCAGCAGGTTTTACATTACCTTTAGTTCGCTTTGCACTTGATCCTGCTCTGAAAACAGGTGTAGAAACGGAAATGGTAGCAGTAACACAAGAAAGTAAAATTACAGCTGAACCACAGCGTTTTGACTTTAAAATTAAGCAGGTCGATGCTTGGTATGAAAGCGAAGTTTCCAGATCAGCATGGATCTATGAGGAAAATGGAAAATTAGTTGTCTTATCACCGGTATGTACACACTTAGGTTGTACAGTGGACTGGGATACAAATGAAAATCATCAAAATCAATTTTACTGCCCTTGTCATGGCGGAGTATTTGAAAAGGATGGAGAAAATGTTCCGCGTACACCGCCAACTGAGCCGTTATATATTTATGAGCATGACGTTCGAGATGGCACTATTTACTTAGGTAGACCAAGACCACAGGTATAA
- a CDS encoding YitT family protein, with protein MNSTIKFKNIFYILLGAAIMSFGLVYFNMENNLSDGGFTGITLILFFVFEIDPAYTYLLLNIPLFLIGWRVLGRNSFIYTLIGTFGVSFFLFIFQRYQFATFPLHDDMTLVALFAGVLIGVGLGIVFRFGGTTGGVDIIARLGYKYYGWSMGKTMFLFDAAVITSSLVYLNYREAMYTLVAVFISARVIDFMVQGAYSGKAAFIISEKSTEIAAAILSKMDRGATVLKGKGSFSGLDKDILYCVVGKNELIRLKTIIEKIDPHAFVTLNDVQDVIGEGFTLDQYKRPIE; from the coding sequence ATGAACTCAACGATTAAATTTAAAAACATTTTCTATATTCTTTTAGGTGCGGCAATTATGTCATTTGGGCTTGTCTATTTTAACATGGAAAACAACCTTTCTGATGGTGGTTTTACTGGAATTACGCTAATTTTATTTTTCGTCTTTGAAATTGATCCGGCTTATACATACCTATTGTTAAACATTCCACTATTTTTAATCGGTTGGAGAGTACTTGGCCGCAATTCATTTATCTATACACTTATTGGAACGTTCGGAGTTTCTTTTTTCTTATTTATTTTCCAAAGATATCAATTTGCTACTTTTCCACTTCATGATGATATGACGCTTGTGGCTTTATTTGCGGGAGTACTAATTGGAGTCGGGCTCGGGATTGTATTTCGCTTTGGTGGAACAACAGGCGGCGTTGACATCATTGCTAGACTTGGTTATAAATATTACGGTTGGAGCATGGGGAAAACAATGTTTCTATTTGATGCGGCTGTTATTACATCATCTTTGGTGTATTTAAATTACCGTGAAGCGATGTATACATTAGTAGCCGTGTTTATAAGTGCAAGAGTAATTGATTTTATGGTACAAGGAGCTTATTCTGGGAAAGCCGCGTTTATTATTTCTGAAAAATCAACAGAAATTGCTGCAGCTATTTTAAGTAAAATGGATCGAGGTGCAACTGTTCTAAAAGGGAAAGGAAGTTTTTCAGGCTTAGATAAAGACATTCTTTATTGTGTCGTTGGTAAAAATGAACTTATCCGTTTAAAAACAATTATAGAAAAAATTGATCCCCACGCTTTTGTAACTTTAAATGATGTCCAAGATGTCATTGGCGAAGGCTTTACTTTAGACCAATACAAAAGACCAATTGAATAA
- the dapB gene encoding 4-hydroxy-tetrahydrodipicolinate reductase, protein MSQKTIKIAITGACGQMGQEAVRMVQSTPHFELVAVIDRQDDGKLFSEIEGMPNVDVKMYVDLHKALSEHECDVLIDLTNPKVGRKHMEIAFEHGVRPVVGTTGFTDQDVMELSQIAEERGLGAVIAPNFAIGAILMMKFSQMAARYLPDVEIIEMHHDRKLDAPSGTAIKTAQMIAEVREPKQQGHEDEKEELQGARGADYEGMRIHSVRLPGLVAHQEVLFGGIGQTLTIRHDSINRTSFMPGIRLAVETVIKLDQLVYGLENIIE, encoded by the coding sequence ATGTCACAGAAAACAATTAAAATAGCAATCACAGGTGCCTGTGGGCAGATGGGTCAGGAAGCTGTCAGGATGGTTCAATCAACACCACATTTCGAGCTAGTAGCTGTCATTGATAGACAAGACGATGGTAAGCTATTTTCTGAAATAGAAGGTATGCCTAATGTTGATGTGAAAATGTACGTTGATTTACATAAAGCGCTTAGTGAGCACGAGTGTGATGTCTTAATTGATTTAACGAATCCAAAAGTTGGACGTAAGCATATGGAAATTGCTTTTGAACATGGTGTTCGACCGGTCGTTGGGACAACAGGATTTACAGACCAAGATGTCATGGAGCTTTCGCAAATAGCAGAAGAAAGAGGCTTGGGTGCGGTTATTGCACCTAACTTCGCGATTGGAGCAATCTTGATGATGAAGTTTTCACAAATGGCCGCACGCTATTTACCAGATGTAGAAATTATTGAAATGCATCATGATCGTAAGCTAGATGCTCCTTCAGGTACGGCGATTAAGACTGCTCAAATGATTGCAGAAGTAAGAGAACCGAAACAGCAAGGGCATGAAGATGAAAAAGAAGAACTTCAAGGAGCAAGAGGGGCCGATTATGAAGGAATGCGAATTCATAGTGTTCGTCTGCCTGGACTTGTTGCTCATCAAGAGGTTCTTTTCGGGGGGATTGGTCAAACATTAACGATACGTCACGATTCGATTAATCGCACTTCATTTATGCCAGGAATTCGTTTAGCGGTAGAAACAGTTATCAAACTTGATCAATTAGTGTACGGATTAGAAAATATTATCGAATAA
- a CDS encoding DUF1405 domain-containing protein — MIINLFYLLRQKWFLVLLLFINIFGTIYGFWWYKYQLANTPPHFLIFVPDSPTASLFFVFVLIMFLMKRNWPLMEAFAAVTLIKYGVWAVVMNWAAGATGSTLTWENYMLMASHGGMALQALLFAPYFRIKLWHLMVVAVWTLHNDIIDYVFMMHPGVARSLFEYIPQIGYFTFWLSIISLLLVYYFSVRKGRYQLEL, encoded by the coding sequence ATGATCATCAATCTATTTTATTTATTGCGACAAAAATGGTTTTTAGTTTTGTTATTATTCATTAATATTTTTGGCACAATTTATGGATTTTGGTGGTATAAATATCAGTTAGCGAATACGCCACCACACTTTCTGATCTTTGTCCCAGATAGCCCGACGGCAAGCTTGTTTTTTGTGTTTGTATTAATCATGTTTTTAATGAAAAGAAATTGGCCGTTGATGGAAGCCTTTGCTGCTGTAACGTTAATTAAATATGGAGTTTGGGCTGTTGTGATGAATTGGGCAGCGGGAGCTACAGGATCTACATTAACTTGGGAAAATTATATGCTAATGGCATCACATGGCGGAATGGCCCTTCAAGCGCTTCTTTTTGCGCCATACTTTCGAATTAAGTTATGGCATCTAATGGTTGTCGCGGTTTGGACACTACATAATGATATTATTGATTATGTTTTTATGATGCACCCGGGGGTTGCTAGATCGTTGTTTGAATATATTCCCCAGATTGGTTATTTTACATTTTGGCTAAGTATTATTTCGCTTCTGCTTGTTTATTATTTTTCAGTAAGAAAAGGACGCTATCAACTTGAATTGTAA
- a CDS encoding c-type cytochrome, whose amino-acid sequence MHRGKGMKFVEDSRIPAKRTPNIPKDYSEFPGKTEAFWPNFLLREWMVGAVFLVGYLMLTISHFAPLERLADPTDATYVPLPDWYLLFLYQLLKYEFASGVYTVVGAVVIPGVAFGALLLVPWLDGGKERRPFKRPIGTSLMLLAIVSIFWLTYEASAQHDWEAAAQQGAIVEEVEINQDHAGYEIWESQGTCIGCHGGNMAGMPGVGPSLFESGYTKEEIIEIIINGKGAMPEGLFQGTDEELEILAEYIAADGNPE is encoded by the coding sequence ATGCATCGTGGGAAAGGGATGAAATTTGTCGAGGATTCTCGTATACCGGCAAAAAGAACGCCAAATATTCCTAAAGATTATTCCGAATTCCCTGGGAAAACAGAGGCATTTTGGCCAAACTTCTTATTAAGGGAATGGATGGTTGGAGCGGTCTTTTTAGTTGGTTATTTAATGTTAACAATTTCTCATTTTGCACCACTTGAACGTCTTGCTGATCCAACAGACGCAACCTATGTTCCATTGCCAGACTGGTATTTATTGTTTTTATACCAGTTGTTAAAATATGAGTTTGCATCTGGCGTTTATACTGTTGTAGGAGCAGTAGTAATTCCTGGAGTTGCTTTTGGAGCGTTATTGTTGGTACCTTGGTTAGATGGTGGTAAAGAACGTCGTCCATTCAAAAGACCTATTGGTACTAGTTTAATGTTACTAGCAATCGTTTCAATTTTCTGGTTAACATACGAGGCTTCTGCTCAACATGATTGGGAAGCGGCGGCGCAACAAGGTGCTATTGTTGAAGAAGTTGAAATTAACCAAGATCATGCAGGCTATGAAATATGGGAATCACAAGGGACCTGTATAGGTTGTCACGGTGGTAATATGGCTGGAATGCCTGGTGTAGGACCATCACTTTTCGAAAGCGGATATACGAAAGAGGAAATTATTGAGATTATTATAAACGGTAAAGGGGCAATGCCTGAGGGTCTATTTCAAGGTACTGACGAAGAACTTGAAATTTTAGCAGAGTATATTGCTGCTGATGGAAACCCTGAATAA
- the bshA gene encoding N-acetyl-alpha-D-glucosaminyl L-malate synthase BshA, whose translation MKLKIGITCYPTVGGSGIVATELGKILAEKGHQVHFISSGLPFRLNKVYSNIYYHEVEVSNYSVFQYPPYDLSLANKMAEVARREKLDILHVHYAIPHAICAFLAREMVGGNLKVVTTLHGTDITVLGDDLSLSEIIRLGIEKSDAVTAVSDDLIKQTEQLLKINKKISTVYNFIDERVYFRKDCDYLRKEYKISEDEKVIIHVSNFRPVKRVLDVIHSFAKINQQVDAKLLLLGDGPDYSKVCRLVKELGLQEKVLLLGNQRHVADFLSISDLMLLLSEKESFGLVVLEAMACKVPAIGTNTGGIPEVIIDGETGFICEIGDTETISAKAIQILTDEKLQKKMGEASLHRARKYFSQETIVAKYEDIYYSVKNEGKVE comes from the coding sequence ATGAAATTAAAAATAGGAATTACGTGTTATCCAACGGTTGGTGGTTCCGGAATTGTTGCCACTGAATTGGGGAAAATTTTGGCGGAAAAAGGGCATCAAGTTCACTTTATTTCTTCAGGTTTACCATTTCGCTTAAATAAAGTATATTCTAATATTTACTATCATGAAGTTGAGGTTAGTAATTATTCAGTTTTTCAATATCCACCTTATGATCTTTCATTAGCAAATAAAATGGCAGAAGTTGCTCGTCGTGAAAAATTAGATATTCTCCATGTTCATTATGCAATTCCCCATGCAATTTGTGCTTTTTTAGCAAGGGAAATGGTTGGGGGTAATTTGAAAGTAGTAACAACACTTCATGGAACAGATATAACCGTTCTAGGTGATGACCTTTCATTAAGTGAAATCATTCGTTTAGGAATCGAAAAATCGGATGCCGTTACAGCTGTTTCAGATGACTTAATAAAACAAACAGAACAACTTTTAAAAATAAATAAAAAAATTAGTACTGTTTATAATTTTATTGATGAACGAGTTTATTTTAGAAAAGATTGTGACTACCTGAGGAAGGAATATAAAATTAGTGAAGACGAAAAAGTAATTATTCACGTTTCTAATTTCCGCCCAGTAAAGCGAGTTCTCGATGTCATCCATAGCTTCGCAAAAATTAACCAACAAGTAGACGCGAAATTACTACTTTTAGGAGATGGTCCTGATTATTCTAAGGTTTGCCGACTAGTCAAAGAGTTAGGTTTACAAGAAAAAGTCCTGTTGTTGGGAAACCAACGTCATGTTGCAGATTTTCTATCAATAAGTGATCTAATGTTGCTTTTATCGGAAAAAGAAAGCTTTGGATTAGTGGTGCTCGAAGCAATGGCCTGTAAAGTACCGGCGATTGGCACAAATACCGGTGGGATACCTGAAGTAATTATAGATGGGGAGACAGGATTTATTTGTGAAATCGGTGATACAGAAACGATTTCAGCTAAAGCTATTCAAATTTTAACCGATGAAAAGCTACAAAAAAAGATGGGCGAAGCATCATTACATAGAGCAAGAAAATATTTTAGCCAAGAGACGATTGTTGCTAAGTATGAAGATATTTATTACTCCGTTAAGAACGAAGGAAAAGTAGAGTGA